The Pedobacter mucosus genome window below encodes:
- a CDS encoding malate:quinone oxidoreductase, which translates to MTNKKKTVGKTDVDVILIGAGIMSATLGVLLKQLEPDLSIEIYERLDIAAAESSDAWNNAGTGHSAFCELNYTPEKKDGTVEINKAVQIAEHFEVSKQFWSYLVEKKLISDPKNFIREIPHMSFVWGKKNVDFLKKRYDALQECNLFSDMQYTEDSEIVKNWAPLIMDGRKKGEKVAATKMDLGTDVNFGSLTRDMFNNLKDQPNVGLHFNHEIRDLKRNKDENWSIKVKDLETGDKRKRVAKFVFIGAGGGSLPLLEKSDIPEGKGFGGFPVSGQWLKCNNEEIIAQHHAKVYGKAAVGAPPMSVPHLDTRMINGKQALLFGPYAGFSTKFLKNGSFLDLPKSIKFNNIRPMLSAGLHNLDLTKYLIDQVRQSPEDRLAALKEYLPKAELKDWELENAGQRVQVIKKDAKQGGVLEFGTEVVSASDGSIAALLGASPGASTAVSIMLDLLSRCFAADLATPEWQAKIKEMIPTYGKELAKNGELSKETRNRTSKILKIGNQ; encoded by the coding sequence ATGACAAACAAGAAAAAGACAGTTGGTAAAACTGACGTAGATGTAATTTTAATAGGGGCTGGCATCATGAGTGCAACCCTAGGTGTGTTATTAAAACAGCTGGAGCCAGATTTAAGCATAGAAATTTATGAACGCTTAGATATTGCCGCTGCAGAAAGTTCGGATGCATGGAACAATGCAGGTACAGGTCATTCTGCTTTCTGTGAACTTAACTACACGCCAGAAAAAAAAGATGGAACTGTAGAAATTAACAAAGCGGTACAGATTGCAGAACATTTTGAAGTTTCTAAACAATTTTGGTCTTATCTGGTTGAAAAGAAACTTATTTCTGATCCCAAAAATTTTATCCGGGAAATTCCTCATATGAGCTTTGTATGGGGGAAAAAAAACGTAGATTTTTTAAAGAAACGCTATGATGCTTTACAGGAATGTAATTTATTTAGCGATATGCAATACACTGAAGATAGTGAAATAGTAAAAAACTGGGCGCCATTAATTATGGATGGCCGCAAAAAAGGTGAAAAAGTTGCTGCAACAAAAATGGATCTTGGTACGGATGTAAACTTCGGTTCACTTACCCGTGATATGTTTAACAACTTAAAAGATCAACCCAATGTTGGCCTTCATTTTAATCATGAAATACGTGATCTAAAAAGAAACAAAGATGAAAATTGGAGCATTAAAGTTAAAGATTTAGAAACTGGAGATAAGCGTAAGCGAGTAGCAAAGTTTGTTTTTATTGGTGCGGGAGGTGGTTCTTTACCGCTTTTAGAAAAATCAGATATTCCAGAAGGTAAAGGTTTTGGTGGCTTCCCGGTAAGCGGGCAGTGGCTTAAGTGTAATAATGAAGAAATTATTGCACAACACCATGCAAAAGTTTATGGTAAAGCAGCAGTCGGCGCCCCGCCAATGTCGGTTCCGCATTTAGATACCCGAATGATAAATGGTAAACAAGCTTTATTGTTCGGTCCTTATGCAGGTTTTTCAACCAAATTTCTGAAGAATGGTTCATTTTTAGATCTCCCAAAATCGATTAAGTTTAACAACATCAGACCGATGCTTTCTGCAGGTTTGCATAATCTTGATTTAACAAAATATTTAATCGATCAGGTTAGGCAATCGCCAGAAGATAGATTAGCTGCATTAAAAGAGTATTTACCAAAGGCAGAATTGAAAGACTGGGAATTGGAAAACGCCGGACAAAGAGTTCAGGTAATTAAGAAAGATGCAAAGCAAGGTGGCGTTTTAGAATTTGGAACAGAAGTGGTGAGTGCAAGTGATGGCTCTATTGCTGCTTTGTTGGGTGCCTCTCCTGGGGCTTCAACAGCTGTTTCCATCATGCTTGATTTATTGAGCCGCTGTTTTGCAGCTGATTTAGCAACGCCAGAATGGCAAGCTAAAATCAAAGAAATGATTCCAACTTATGGAAAAGAGTTAGCTAAAAACGGTGAGCTTTCTAAGGAAACTAGAAATAGAACTTCGAAAATTCTAAAAATAGGAAATCAATAA
- the ribH gene encoding 6,7-dimethyl-8-ribityllumazine synthase: MSTQLKNLSDFSHTTVPNGANYKFGIIVAEWNAEITGALYNGALKTLLDNGVKEENIISLSVPGSFELTGGAEILLSKKSDLDGVICLGCVIQGDTKHFDFICDAVAQGLTNIGIKYSKPVIFGVLTTNNLEQAQDRAGGKHGNKGDEAAITAIKMADFCTSI; this comes from the coding sequence ATGTCAACACAATTAAAAAATCTTTCCGATTTTTCTCATACTACGGTTCCGAATGGTGCAAATTATAAATTTGGTATAATTGTTGCCGAATGGAACGCAGAAATTACTGGTGCTTTATACAATGGTGCGCTTAAAACCCTGCTGGATAATGGTGTTAAAGAAGAAAATATTATTTCTTTATCCGTTCCTGGGAGTTTCGAATTAACGGGAGGAGCAGAAATTTTATTGAGCAAAAAAAGTGACCTAGATGGAGTTATATGTTTAGGTTGTGTGATTCAAGGTGATACAAAACACTTTGATTTTATTTGTGATGCTGTTGCTCAAGGGTTAACAAACATTGGAATTAAGTATAGCAAACCTGTTATTTTTGGTGTTTTAACCACAAATAATTTAGAACAAGCTCAAGATCGTGCAGGCGGAAAACACGGTAATAAGGGCGATGAAGCAGCAATCACAGCAATAAAAATGGCCGATTTTTGCACCAGTATTTAG
- a CDS encoding iron-containing alcohol dehydrogenase, which translates to MIFDKIHQFNFPTTIRFGAGAVKELPDYLLKNNLKAPLIVTDPTISQLPFFKRIVEDLKNKNISVEVFSDIHKNPVKSDVYKGGDAWDATNRDSIIGIGGGAALDVARAIVLRVNHREDLFKYDDLIGGDIFVTNNVPHFITIPTTSGTGSEVGRSAIIADDETHQKKILFSPKLMAQIVFADPELTMDLPPFITAATGMDALTHNMEAYLAKNYHPMCDGIALEGISLIKTSLEKATHNPDLESRSKMLMASMMGAIAFQKGLGVVHSLAHPLSSLLDTHHGLANAVNLPYGMQFNILGFENRFRRIAQALELEDESGEAVIKYLFDLNSKVNIPHKLSDIGVRNEHIETLADLAFADFAHPNNPKPVSRSDFKHLYLTAL; encoded by the coding sequence ATGATATTCGATAAAATTCATCAATTTAATTTTCCAACAACTATTCGTTTTGGTGCAGGTGCAGTAAAAGAATTACCTGATTATTTGCTGAAAAATAATTTAAAAGCTCCATTAATTGTAACTGACCCCACTATTTCACAATTACCTTTTTTTAAACGGATAGTTGAAGATTTAAAAAATAAAAATATCTCCGTTGAAGTTTTCAGCGACATTCACAAAAACCCTGTGAAAAGTGATGTGTACAAAGGGGGAGACGCTTGGGATGCTACAAATCGCGACAGCATTATTGGAATTGGCGGCGGTGCAGCTCTGGATGTTGCCAGGGCAATTGTACTTCGTGTAAATCACCGTGAAGATCTTTTTAAATATGATGATTTAATTGGTGGCGATATTTTTGTAACCAACAATGTTCCGCACTTTATAACCATTCCAACTACTTCTGGAACGGGCAGCGAAGTTGGTCGCAGTGCGATTATTGCCGATGATGAAACCCATCAAAAAAAGATTTTATTCTCGCCAAAATTAATGGCACAAATCGTTTTTGCTGATCCAGAACTAACAATGGATTTGCCTCCGTTCATTACTGCTGCAACTGGAATGGATGCTTTAACGCACAATATGGAAGCCTATCTTGCTAAAAATTATCATCCCATGTGTGATGGAATAGCTTTGGAGGGAATTTCATTAATCAAAACTTCCTTAGAAAAAGCAACCCATAATCCAGATTTAGAAAGTCGTAGTAAAATGTTAATGGCTTCAATGATGGGCGCTATTGCTTTTCAAAAAGGCTTGGGCGTTGTTCATTCTCTTGCCCATCCCCTATCTTCACTTTTAGATACGCATCATGGCTTAGCAAACGCAGTAAATCTCCCTTATGGAATGCAGTTTAATATACTAGGTTTTGAAAATCGTTTCCGTAGAATTGCCCAAGCGCTAGAACTTGAAGATGAATCAGGAGAAGCAGTTATAAAATACTTATTCGATCTAAACTCAAAAGTTAATATTCCGCATAAATTGAGTGATATCGGCGTTAGAAATGAACATATAGAAACACTTGCCGATTTGGCTTTTGCAGATTTTGCGCACCCAAATAATCCTAAGCCAGTAAGTAGAAGCGATTTTAAACATCTGTATTTAACTGCTCTATAG
- a CDS encoding anti-sigma factor codes for MENIKAYIESGVLELYVLGDLSPEEALQVEEIASKNPEVKDELAAIERALEEYAMQNAVEPSSEIETKLFEKLGLNLINKDDDIISKPILESAPKVVQLQEVDTKIRTLRYALVACIALLLVSSAALFITYNRLNEAHDQLASLNLDKQKFAGLVSKLEYENKGLNTMALMSDSKEWATIRMEGQAFSPKSKMKVFWNKNNKSVMINYTAIDLPKTDAEHEYQLWALVSGKPVSLGVFQTNDSTSTESLLKMQNIQEAQAFAVTLEPMGGSVNPTMEKLTVMGGV; via the coding sequence GTGGAAAACATAAAAGCATATATCGAATCTGGAGTACTTGAGTTGTACGTTTTAGGTGATCTATCACCTGAAGAAGCGCTGCAAGTTGAAGAAATAGCATCTAAAAACCCGGAGGTTAAAGATGAGTTAGCTGCTATTGAGCGTGCCTTGGAGGAATATGCAATGCAAAATGCGGTTGAACCCTCAAGTGAAATTGAAACTAAATTATTCGAAAAACTAGGATTGAATCTCATTAATAAAGATGATGATATCATAAGTAAACCTATTTTAGAATCTGCTCCTAAAGTTGTTCAGCTCCAAGAAGTTGATACAAAAATTAGAACGTTACGTTACGCCCTTGTTGCTTGCATAGCATTATTACTAGTAAGCAGCGCTGCATTATTTATAACTTACAATAGATTAAACGAAGCACATGATCAACTTGCTAGTTTAAATCTTGATAAACAAAAATTTGCTGGTTTGGTTAGCAAATTGGAGTATGAAAATAAGGGTTTAAATACTATGGCTTTAATGAGCGACAGCAAAGAATGGGCAACTATTCGCATGGAAGGTCAGGCTTTTAGTCCAAAATCTAAAATGAAAGTGTTCTGGAATAAAAATAATAAGAGCGTGATGATTAATTATACCGCTATTGATTTACCAAAAACTGATGCAGAACACGAATACCAACTTTGGGCATTAGTTAGTGGAAAACCTGTTAGTCTTGGTGTTTTTCAGACAAATGATTCGACAAGTACAGAAAGCTTACTAAAAATGCAAAACATACAAGAAGCACAAGCTTTTGCTGTTACTTTAGAACCAATGGGCGGTAGTGTTAACCCAACAATGGAGAAATTAACTGTTATGGGTGGTGTTTAG
- a CDS encoding NAD(P)H-hydrate dehydratase, with protein MRRLLTSAQMRYADEFTIANKPIASIDLMEKAARAFVQCFLRDEFDTNKSVVIFCGKGNNGGDGLAIAHLLFINGYENLKVYIINFSDKQSNDFAINLQRLDETKCKKIVINSLSELKNIKADLIIDAILGSGLNKPLNNEYQGLVKYINRLNKKVYAVDVPTGFLAEGKISPDYNGVKAYKTICFQRPKINFFFPESAMAMEKFEVVDIGLDENFIQKQDADFCLVEEGDISKILKPRKLFSHKGTFGHALIIAGNTNTMGAALLSSMACLHSGAGLTTASIPQSGLIALNTTLAEVMALPRDEHNSIEDFAKYQAIAIGPGLGITSENEQLLENLIIDKQPLIIDADALNILAKRPDLITKLSENTILTPHMKEFDRLFGDHDSWWERVESAKNQAQKLKIIIILKNQFTFICLPTGKVHINPTGNPAMAQGGMGDILTGIIAAFVAQKYSSIDAAILACYIHGKAGDSLAKGRFVVTASQVANQVPKEINLLVKPDI; from the coding sequence ATGCGAAGACTACTTACTTCAGCACAAATGCGTTATGCAGATGAATTTACCATTGCTAACAAACCAATTGCTTCGATTGATTTGATGGAAAAGGCTGCTAGGGCATTTGTACAATGCTTTTTAAGGGATGAGTTTGATACCAATAAAAGCGTTGTGATTTTTTGCGGAAAGGGTAATAACGGCGGTGATGGCCTGGCCATTGCTCATCTTCTTTTTATTAATGGATATGAAAATTTAAAAGTTTATATCATCAATTTCAGTGATAAGCAAAGCAATGATTTTGCAATAAATTTGCAGCGCTTAGATGAAACGAAATGCAAAAAAATAGTTATAAATAGTCTATCTGAACTTAAAAATATAAAGGCCGATTTAATAATAGATGCAATTTTGGGTTCAGGGTTAAATAAGCCTTTAAATAATGAATATCAAGGACTTGTAAAGTACATCAATAGATTAAATAAGAAAGTTTATGCGGTCGATGTACCTACAGGTTTTCTTGCTGAAGGAAAAATTTCTCCAGATTATAATGGTGTAAAAGCTTATAAAACCATTTGTTTCCAAAGGCCAAAAATTAATTTTTTCTTTCCTGAGTCAGCGATGGCAATGGAGAAATTTGAGGTGGTTGATATTGGTTTGGATGAAAACTTCATTCAAAAACAAGATGCTGATTTTTGTTTAGTTGAAGAAGGTGATATTTCTAAAATTCTAAAGCCTAGAAAATTATTTAGTCATAAGGGAACTTTCGGTCATGCTTTAATTATTGCCGGCAATACGAACACAATGGGAGCTGCACTATTATCCTCGATGGCTTGCTTACATTCGGGTGCCGGGCTAACGACCGCATCTATCCCGCAAAGCGGATTAATTGCATTAAATACAACCTTAGCAGAAGTAATGGCTTTGCCTCGAGATGAGCATAACAGCATTGAAGATTTTGCAAAATATCAAGCTATTGCCATCGGACCAGGACTTGGAATAACCTCAGAAAATGAACAGTTATTGGAAAATTTAATTATTGATAAGCAGCCCTTAATTATCGATGCTGATGCGTTAAACATTTTAGCAAAAAGACCTGATTTAATTACCAAACTTAGTGAGAATACAATATTAACACCCCATATGAAAGAGTTTGATCGTTTATTTGGTGATCACGATAGCTGGTGGGAAAGGGTGGAATCTGCAAAAAATCAAGCTCAAAAACTAAAGATCATCATCATTCTTAAAAATCAGTTTACATTTATTTGTTTACCTACAGGGAAGGTTCATATTAATCCAACAGGTAATCCGGCGATGGCTCAAGGTGGAATGGGCGATATTTTAACTGGAATTATTGCGGCTTTTGTTGCCCAAAAATATTCATCAATTGATGCTGCAATTTTAGCATGTTACATCCATGGCAAAGCAGGCGATTCATTAGCAAAAGGAAGATTTGTAGTCACAGCATCGCAAGTAGCCAATCAAGTTCCGAAAGAGATAAACCTTTTAGTAAAACCTGATATCTAA
- the lipA gene encoding lipoyl synthase, protein MIDLPVVPAVTEVKRKPDWLRVKLPVGKEYAQVRSLVDTHKLHTICESGNCPNMGECWGAGTATFMILGNICTRSCSFCAVATGRPLAVDVDEPNRIASSVKLMGVKHCVITSVDRDDLKDGGSIIWAETLQAIRRDSPITTLETLIPDFRGIWDNLYRVLDERPEVVSHNMETVKRLTKQVRIQAKYDRSLEALKRISEFGLRTKTGIMLGLGETEDDIFEAMDDLVANGVHILTLGQYLQPTRNHHPVIDWIHPDTFAMYKEVGMAKGLKYVESGPLVRSSYHAEKHLFPIEGIV, encoded by the coding sequence ATGATTGATTTACCGGTAGTACCTGCTGTGACTGAAGTTAAACGTAAACCAGATTGGTTACGTGTTAAATTGCCTGTTGGCAAGGAATATGCACAAGTTCGCAGTTTGGTTGATACGCATAAGTTGCATACCATTTGCGAAAGCGGCAATTGCCCGAATATGGGCGAATGTTGGGGAGCAGGTACGGCAACCTTTATGATTTTAGGTAATATTTGTACGCGTAGCTGTTCATTTTGTGCTGTCGCAACCGGTAGGCCGTTAGCCGTCGATGTTGATGAGCCAAATAGAATTGCCAGTTCGGTAAAATTAATGGGCGTTAAGCATTGTGTGATTACCTCTGTAGATCGTGATGATTTGAAAGATGGTGGTTCTATCATCTGGGCAGAAACATTACAAGCAATTCGTAGAGATAGTCCGATTACTACGCTAGAAACTTTAATACCGGATTTTAGAGGAATTTGGGATAACCTTTATCGTGTACTCGATGAAAGACCAGAAGTGGTATCTCATAATATGGAAACTGTAAAGCGTTTAACCAAGCAAGTGCGTATCCAAGCAAAATATGATAGAAGTTTGGAGGCATTGAAAAGAATATCTGAGTTCGGCTTAAGAACAAAAACTGGAATTATGCTTGGTCTGGGAGAAACCGAAGATGATATATTTGAAGCAATGGATGATTTAGTCGCAAATGGCGTTCATATTTTAACATTGGGTCAGTATTTACAACCTACAAGAAATCATCATCCGGTAATTGATTGGATTCATCCTGACACTTTTGCAATGTATAAAGAGGTTGGCATGGCTAAAGGCTTAAAATATGTAGAAAGTGGACCGCTTGTAAGATCATCATATCATGCAGAAAAACATTTATTTCCTATCGAAGGCATTGTTTAA
- the ytxJ gene encoding bacillithiol system redox-active protein YtxJ: MTWVNLNSIAQLDEIKGASGYSLIFKHSTRCSISMMAKKNFELDWNVIPEDTKLYFLDLISYRDISNAIATLFEVAHQSPQILLIKDGDCVLEASHSDISADEVAEVIAA; this comes from the coding sequence ATGACTTGGGTTAACTTAAATTCAATTGCACAACTGGATGAGATTAAAGGTGCAAGCGGCTATAGTCTTATTTTTAAGCATAGCACACGTTGTTCAATTAGTATGATGGCGAAGAAAAACTTTGAATTGGATTGGAATGTAATTCCTGAAGATACAAAGCTGTACTTTTTAGATCTAATTAGCTACCGCGATATTTCAAACGCTATTGCAACACTTTTCGAAGTTGCACATCAATCTCCACAAATTCTATTAATTAAAGATGGTGATTGTGTTTTGGAAGCTTCACATAGTGATATTTCTGCTGATGAAGTTGCAGAAGTTATTGCTGCATAA
- the eat gene encoding ethanolamine permease: MAKTEGLKKTLTPFMLWGLGVGYVISGMYFGWNLGLEKGGTLGLAIATIIIMIMYLTFSFSYAELACAIPKAGGVFDYANKALGKNIGFIAGIAQMIEFIFAPPAIAFAIGAYFNAFFPQVPILGSAIVIYFIFTALNIYGIKAAASFEVVITIFAVAELLLFSGITLPKFQYSNLIQNNFPNGWSGVFAAIPFAIWFFLGIEGIANVAEETKNPQKHISKGFGWSIFTLVILCVLVFISTIGIGGWEAIVYKNGKFGETSDSPLPLALSMVTGNNHFLYHLLITIGLFGLVASFHGLILAAGRSTYEMGKSNSIPVFLGKLSPKFQTPANALIGNMVIGIVALLSGKTGDIIIISVFGALTLYIISMISVMVLRKNDPKLPRPFKVPLYPLFPILALVIACGSFIAMLIYNLKLGLIYSTIIISIFLLYKFFKKASQ, translated from the coding sequence ATGGCAAAAACAGAAGGTTTAAAGAAAACACTTACCCCTTTTATGCTTTGGGGTTTAGGCGTTGGTTATGTAATTTCTGGAATGTATTTTGGCTGGAATCTTGGTTTGGAGAAAGGTGGAACCTTAGGTTTAGCCATTGCTACCATTATCATCATGATCATGTACCTTACTTTTAGTTTCAGCTACGCCGAGTTGGCCTGTGCGATTCCTAAAGCTGGTGGAGTTTTTGATTACGCAAATAAAGCTTTAGGTAAAAACATAGGTTTCATAGCTGGCATTGCTCAAATGATAGAGTTTATTTTTGCACCACCGGCCATTGCTTTTGCTATTGGGGCATATTTTAATGCTTTCTTTCCGCAAGTTCCAATTTTAGGAAGTGCAATAGTAATATATTTTATTTTCACGGCATTAAATATTTATGGGATTAAAGCTGCGGCATCTTTTGAGGTGGTTATAACGATTTTCGCTGTAGCCGAGCTGCTTTTATTTTCTGGAATTACGTTGCCTAAATTTCAATATTCCAATTTGATTCAAAATAATTTTCCTAACGGATGGAGTGGCGTTTTTGCTGCAATTCCATTTGCCATTTGGTTCTTTTTAGGAATAGAAGGAATTGCAAATGTAGCTGAGGAAACAAAGAACCCACAAAAACACATTAGCAAAGGTTTTGGATGGTCTATTTTTACCCTTGTGATACTTTGTGTACTTGTATTTATTTCTACAATTGGGATTGGTGGATGGGAGGCAATTGTTTATAAAAATGGCAAATTCGGTGAAACATCTGATTCGCCGCTACCGCTTGCGCTTTCTATGGTTACCGGCAATAACCATTTTTTATATCATTTATTAATTACCATTGGGTTATTTGGATTAGTCGCCTCGTTCCACGGACTCATATTAGCCGCTGGTCGTTCAACTTATGAAATGGGTAAATCGAACAGTATTCCCGTTTTTCTAGGTAAGTTATCTCCCAAATTTCAAACACCCGCTAATGCTTTAATCGGCAATATGGTTATTGGAATTGTGGCTTTATTATCTGGAAAAACTGGAGATATTATTATCATTTCCGTTTTCGGTGCATTAACTTTATACATCATTTCGATGATATCGGTAATGGTTTTACGAAAAAACGATCCTAAATTACCCCGACCTTTTAAAGTCCCTCTTTATCCACTATTCCCTATTTTAGCGTTGGTGATTGCATGTGGTTCATTTATCGCTATGCTTATTTATAATCTTAAATTAGGATTGATTTATTCCACCATTATTATAAGTATATTTCTTTTATATAAATTTTTTAAAAAGGCCAGCCAATGA
- a CDS encoding glutamine synthetase family protein, which yields MSSTQEILDYVKNHPSGKVKIAVADIDGVLRGKYVAAEKFTSLLEGRLGFCDVTFGWDAGDNAYENGKYTGWHTGYPDALVKIDVSTFRKIPWENDVPFFLGDFIDDQDVANYVCPRQLLKKLTAECEDQGFSPFFAQEFEWFNFSETPESVQDKGYKNLKPLTPGMFGYSILRSTLKNEFMTDLFDLLTKFDIPVEGLHTETGPGVYEAAIKYAPILQAADQAILFKTSVKEIAYKHGILATFMAKFNENLPGCSGHVHQSLWDINKTKNLFYDEKDENKMSEIMKSYIAGQLHCLPYILPMIAPTINSYKRLVEGAWAPTTVTWGIDNRTTALRALPGSKSTTRLETRIVGADTNPYLALSACLAAGMYGIKNKLKLEQPTTKGNGYIDLSNGILSSNLFEATQKMKNSDLAKALLGANFVEHFTMTRDWECKQFANVVTDWELKRYLEII from the coding sequence ATGAGTTCAACGCAAGAGATTTTAGATTATGTAAAGAACCATCCTTCTGGAAAAGTTAAAATTGCTGTTGCTGATATTGATGGCGTTTTAAGGGGAAAGTATGTTGCTGCGGAGAAATTTACGTCTCTTTTAGAAGGGAGATTAGGCTTTTGTGATGTCACTTTTGGTTGGGATGCTGGTGATAATGCTTATGAAAATGGGAAATATACCGGTTGGCATACTGGTTATCCAGATGCGCTGGTAAAAATTGATGTAAGTACTTTCAGAAAAATACCCTGGGAAAATGATGTTCCATTTTTTTTAGGAGATTTTATTGATGATCAAGATGTTGCCAATTATGTTTGTCCGAGGCAGTTACTTAAAAAACTTACAGCCGAATGTGAAGATCAAGGCTTTTCACCGTTTTTTGCTCAGGAGTTCGAATGGTTTAATTTTTCAGAAACGCCAGAATCAGTTCAGGATAAAGGTTACAAAAATTTGAAGCCTTTAACGCCAGGTATGTTTGGTTATTCTATTTTAAGGAGCACATTAAAGAATGAATTTATGACTGATTTATTCGATTTGCTAACTAAATTCGACATTCCAGTTGAAGGCTTACATACTGAAACCGGACCTGGAGTTTATGAAGCGGCAATTAAATACGCTCCTATTTTGCAAGCTGCAGATCAAGCCATATTATTTAAAACTTCGGTAAAAGAAATAGCTTACAAACATGGAATACTAGCCACATTTATGGCAAAATTTAATGAAAACCTACCTGGTTGCAGTGGTCATGTTCATCAAAGTTTATGGGATATTAATAAAACTAAAAATCTTTTTTATGATGAAAAAGATGAGAACAAAATGAGCGAAATCATGAAAAGCTACATCGCTGGTCAACTGCATTGTTTACCATATATTTTACCGATGATTGCGCCTACCATAAACAGTTATAAGCGTTTGGTTGAAGGTGCCTGGGCGCCAACAACAGTAACTTGGGGAATCGATAATCGCACGACAGCATTAAGGGCATTACCAGGAAGTAAATCAACAACACGTTTGGAAACCCGAATTGTTGGCGCTGATACCAATCCATATCTCGCACTTTCTGCATGTTTGGCCGCGGGAATGTATGGCATTAAAAACAAACTCAAACTGGAGCAGCCTACTACAAAAGGTAATGGCTATATTGATTTATCAAACGGTATTTTATCAAGCAATTTGTTTGAGGCTACACAAAAAATGAAGAATTCTGATTTAGCTAAAGCGTTATTAGGTGCTAATTTTGTGGAGCATTTTACCATGACTCGTGATTGGGAATGCAAGCAATTTGCGAATGTGGTTACTGATTGGGAATTAAAAAGATATTTGGAAATAATATAG
- a CDS encoding AIM24 family protein: protein MEKKEYTLSELIQESAEDPNESDFFELEKPAMLEVNLKNQSIMAKAGAMVAYIGNIDFKKEGLFSKGLGGLLKKAISGEGTSLMHASGTGKLYLADEGKKVKIIKLQNESIFVNGNDVLALDGSIKNDIKMLKSIAGMMSGGLFQVKLSGSGYIAITTHGEPILLKVTFNQPVYTDPNATVAWSENLSPNIKTNLTFGSFIGRGSGESFQLEFAGEGWVLVQPFEEVKYVAKS, encoded by the coding sequence ATGGAAAAAAAAGAATATACATTAAGCGAACTTATACAAGAGTCTGCAGAAGATCCGAATGAAAGCGATTTTTTTGAATTGGAAAAACCAGCGATGTTGGAAGTCAACCTCAAAAATCAAAGTATAATGGCCAAAGCGGGTGCTATGGTGGCTTATATAGGAAACATAGATTTCAAAAAAGAAGGCTTATTTAGTAAAGGATTGGGAGGTTTATTAAAAAAGGCAATTTCAGGCGAAGGCACATCTTTAATGCATGCTTCAGGAACTGGGAAATTGTACCTCGCTGATGAAGGTAAAAAAGTGAAAATTATCAAGCTCCAAAATGAGTCTATTTTTGTGAACGGTAATGACGTTTTAGCCCTAGATGGAAGCATAAAAAATGATATAAAAATGCTAAAAAGTATAGCCGGAATGATGAGCGGAGGCTTGTTCCAAGTTAAGTTATCAGGGAGCGGATATATAGCGATTACTACACATGGGGAGCCAATTCTGCTAAAAGTTACCTTTAATCAACCGGTCTACACAGATCCAAATGCAACTGTTGCGTGGTCTGAAAATTTATCACCGAACATTAAAACTAATCTTACTTTTGGCTCCTTTATTGGAAGAGGAAGTGGAGAATCATTTCAACTTGAATTTGCTGGAGAAGGTTGGGTTTTGGTTCAGCCCTTTGAAGAAGTTAAATATGTAGCGAAATCATAA
- a CDS encoding RNA polymerase sigma factor, protein MTLTEPELVLALQSKDPVILKTLYSMYSSALYGVISRIITHTELAEDVLQETFVKIWQSAAHYDHTKGRLFTWMMNIARNLSIDKLRSKDFKNSLKNQDIENNVSFVDEQNKVTFNPDVLGIKQLVENLKPDLQAVLDLVYYKGFTHVEAAENLNLPLGTVKTRIRLAIIELRRNFN, encoded by the coding sequence ATGACCCTAACTGAGCCTGAACTGGTTTTAGCATTGCAATCGAAAGATCCAGTAATACTAAAAACCCTGTACAGCATGTATTCTTCAGCGCTTTATGGCGTTATTTCTCGTATTATTACACATACCGAACTTGCTGAAGATGTACTTCAAGAAACCTTTGTAAAAATCTGGCAGTCTGCTGCACACTATGATCATACTAAAGGACGTTTGTTTACATGGATGATGAATATAGCTCGCAATTTATCTATTGACAAGCTCCGATCGAAGGATTTCAAAAATTCGCTTAAAAACCAAGATATAGAAAATAACGTAAGTTTCGTTGATGAACAAAACAAGGTAACTTTTAATCCAGATGTTCTTGGAATAAAACAACTTGTAGAGAACCTTAAGCCAGATTTACAGGCAGTTCTTGATTTAGTTTATTACAAAGGCTTTACACATGTAGAAGCCGCAGAAAATTTAAATCTGCCTTTAGGAACGGTAAAAACCCGCATCAGATTGGCTATTATAGAATTGAGAAGGAACTTTAATTAA